The Syngnathus typhle isolate RoL2023-S1 ecotype Sweden linkage group LG11, RoL_Styp_1.0, whole genome shotgun sequence genome contains a region encoding:
- the cntn2 gene encoding contactin-2, translating to METMELFFSLLLLSSLPLQALGGDVCVSGHDSGPVFEEQPSSLIYPEGLSEGKVVLSCQARASPAASYRWLVNGSEVPLGLDLRYSMVAGNLAIGRPESARDTGSYQCLAINRCGTIISRAANLKFGYLHDFPPDSRSPQTAYEGMGSFLACQPPPHYPALSYRWLLNEFPNFIKKDAGRWFVSQVTGNLYLAKAEINDTGNYFCFTTINMDISTKSTFSKANQLTVLPEANAKKWAPIIKVRFPAETYALAGQAAHLECFAYGNPVPNLRWKKVDGLMPSKAGSSVEGPTLILPDLSFDDEGVYECEARNSEGVDVYQGRISVQAQPDWLQVMSDSEVEISSELHWSCVAAGKPRPSIRWLRNGQPLTTQDRVEVNGARLKISNLALEDSGMYQCVAENKHGTIYSTAELRVQVQAPDFRSNPVRKLIPAARGGRVSIECRPRAAPKPSLFWSRGTELLTNSSRVTVTPDGVLWVTNISRADEGKYTCFAENYLGKANSTGHLSVRDATKITLAPSNADINQGENVTLQCHASHDPTMDLTFTWALNGALLDLEDSTGPYRRVEGKETIGDLFLVNAQLSQAGTYACSAQTVVDSASATAKLVVRGPPGPPGGLLVRNVAETSAELRWSRGYDNHSPIGNYVIVGRSSLSPGWKRLRTEPVNIEGNAESAYVIGLVPWTDYEFQVIASNILGSGEPSAPSHTIRTQQLAPSVAPSGLGGGGGDRHELIITWTPMAREYQNGDSFGYLLAFRKKDTSSQWTQARVPFVESSRYVFYNATLTPYSPFEVKIKAFNRRGEGPFSQIAVVHSAEEEPTVGPLSINVSALTAFDIQVSWEPVLQANTNGILRGYEIRYWRQHEREAAADRVRTAGLQSTARVSGLRPSTRYHVAVLAYNSAGTGPPSPRSTVTTRKPPPNRAPANVSWRTDASWVIVRWDRVKAMHNESAVLGYKVLYKHEGQSVLKVLDVAKTSVNLPLPKDKNGYVVLELRSWGEGGDGPAHEIIVSRDSGTGMMVRNKASVSGHSLHLPVAVFLLSVVSGPALSLMNFK from the exons ATGGagaccatggagcttttcttcaGCCTACTGCTCCTCAGCTCACTTCCACTTCAGGCTTTGG gtggagacgtgtgtgtgtctggtcaCGATAGCGGGCCGGTCTTTGAAGAACAGCCAAGCAGTCTAATCTACCCCGAAGGCCTGAGTGAAGGCAAGGTAGTTCTCAGCTGTCAGGCCAGGGCAAGTCCAGCTGCTTCCTACAG GTGGTTGGTGAACGGTAGCGAGGTTCCGCTGGGTTTAGACCTCCGTTATAGCATGGTCGCCGGTAACCTGGCCATCGGCAGACCCGAGTCGGCTCGAGACACGGGTTCTTATCAGTGTCTGGCCATCAACCGCTGTGGCACTATCATCAGCAGAGCAGCGAACCTCAAATTTGGCT ACCTCCACGACTTTCCTCCTGACAGCAGGAGTCCTCAGACGGCTTATGAAGGCATGGGGTCATTCCTGGCTTGTCAGCCGCCTCCACATTACCCAG CGCTGTCCTACCGGTGGCTCCTCAACGAGTTTCCAAACTTCATCAAGAAAGATGCCGGCCGCTGGTTTGTATCCCAGGTAACGGGTAACCTCTACCTTGCCAAAGCGGAGATCAATGACACGGGCAACTACTTCTGCTTCACGACCATCAACATGGACATCAGTACCAAAAGTACCTTCAGCAAAGCCAACCAACTCACCGTGCTACCTGAAG CCAATGCAAAGAAGTGGGCTCCAATCATCAAAGTGCGCTTCCCGGCCGAGACCTACGCCCTTGCCGGACAGGCCGCTCACTTGGAGTGCTTTGCCTATGGAAA TCCAGTCCCAAATTTGAGATGGAAAAAGGTGGATGGACTCATGCCGTCCAAGGCGGGTTCTAGCGTGGAGGGTCCCACCCTGATCCTACCAGATCTGTCCTTTGACGACGAGGGCGTCTACGAGTGCGAAGCCCGCAATTCCGAGGGAGTCGATGTGTATCAGGGCCGCATCAGCGTGCAAG CTCAGCCAGACTGGTTGCAGGTGATGAGTGACTCTGAAGTGGAAATAAGTTCTGAGCTTCACTGGAGTTGCGTGGCTGCCGGGAAACCACGACCTTCCATTCGCTGGCTCCGCAACGGACAGCCGCTCACTACGCAG GACAGAGTAGAAGTCAATGGCGCTCGTCTGAAGATCAGCAACCTGGCTTTGGAGGATTCTGGGATGTACCAGTGTGTTGCTGAGAATAAGCATGGAACAATCTACTCTACCGCCGAGCTAAGAGTCCAAG TTCAGGCTCCAGACTTCCGATCGAACCCAGTGCGAAAACTGATCCCTGCAGCCAGAGGGGGACGAGTGAGCATTGAATGTCGCCCGCGAGCGGCCCCCAAGCCCAGCCTCTTCTGGAGTCGTGGGACCGAATTGCTCACCAACAGTAGCAG GGTGACGGTGACTCCCGACGGAGTCTTGTGGGTCACCAACATAAGCAGAGCAGATGAAGGCAAATACACTTGCTTTGCTGAAAATTATCTGGGCAAAGCTAACAGCACGGGACACTTGTCTGTCAGAG ATGCTACCAAGATCACATTGGCTCCGTCCAACGCCGACATCAATCAAGGTGAGAACGTGACCCTGCAGTGTCACGCCTCTCATGATCCCACCATGGACCTGACCTTCACTTGGGCCCTCAATGGGGCTCTGCTGGACCTGGAGGACTCCACGGGGCCGTACCGTCGAGTAGAGggg AAGGAAACCATCGGAGACCTGTTCCTCGTCAACGCTCAGCTGAGTCAGGCGGGCACTTACGCGTGTAGCGCTCAAACTGTGGTGGACAGCGCCTCCGCTACAGCCAAACTGGTGGTACGAG GGCCCCCGGGACCACCCGGCGGTTTACTGGTGAGAAATGTGGCCGAGACGTCGGCCGAGTTGAGGTGGAGTCGCGGCTACGACAACCACAGTCCCATCGGCAATTACGTCATCGTGGGCCGATCTTCGCTGTCGCCCGGGTGGAAGCGCTTGCGGACCG AGCCAGTCAACATTGAGGGCAACGCCGAGTCGGCCTATGTGATTGGGCTGGTGCCCTGGACGGATTATGAATTTCAGGTCATCGCTAGCAACATCCTGGGCAGCGGCGAGCCCAGCGCGCCCTCGCATACCATCCGCACGCAGCAGTTAG CTCCGTCGGTGGCACCCAGTGGACTcgggggtggaggaggagaTCGCCACGAACTTATCATCACATGGACA CCCATGGCCAGAGAATACCAGAACGGTGACAGCTTCGGCTACCTCCTGGCGTTCAGGAAGAAAGACACGTCATCACAGTGGACGCAAGCGCGCGTACCTTTTGTGGAGTCGTCGCGCTATGTGTTCTACAACGCCACTCTGACGCCATACAGCCCCTTTGAGGTGAAAATCAAAGCCTTTAACCGCAGGGGCGAAGGTCCCTTCAGCCAAATTGCTGTCGTCCACTCTGCTGAGGAAG AGCCAACAGTTGGACCGCTAAGCATAAATGTCAGTGCGCTGACAGCTTTTGACATCCAAGTGTCATGGGAGCCCGTCCTGCAAGCCAACACCAACGGGATCCTGAGAGGATATGAG ATCCGCTACTGGCGCCAGCACGAACGGGAAGCGGCAGCGGATCGAGTGCGCACGGCAGGACTCCAAAGCACAGCCAGGGTGTCCGGACTACGTCCCAGCACTCGCTATCACGTTGCGGTTCTGGCGTATAACAGCGCGGGCACCGGGCCACCCTCGCCGCGATCCACCGTCACCACCAGGAAACCAC CTCCTAACCGGGCCCCAGCAAATGTATCGTGGCGGACGGACGCTTCGTGGGTAATTGTGCGATGGGACCGCGTGAAGGCCATGCACAATGAGTCGGCGGTACTCGGCTACAAA GTTCTCTACAAGCATGAGGGCCAAAGCGTTTTGAAGGTCTTGGACGTGGCCAAGACGTCAGTCAACCTGCCCCTGCCCAAAGACAAGAACGGATACGTCGTACTGGAACTTCGATCCTGGGGTGAAGGTGGGGACGGACCCGCGCACGAGATCATCGTCTCCCGGGACTCAG GAACCGGCATGATGGTACGGAACAAGGCGAGTGTCTCCGGTCATTCGCTCCACCTGCCGGTTGCCGTGTTTCTTCTCAGCGTTGTGTCAGGCCCAGCTCTTTCATTGATGAACTTCAAGTGA
- the chia.1 gene encoding chitinase, acidic.1 — MAKLLPALGLLLVLHIATSSKLVCHMTNWAQYRPGQGKFTSDNVDPFLCTHVIYALATINNFNQIVPIEWNDDQQYATLNDLKNINPALKTLLSVGGTVNGMSPFIGTVARPESRAAFIRSAISYLRSHNFDGLNLAWEYPAHNGSPLQDKQRFTLLVKELVAAFENDARDSKKTQLLLSANVASIRATVDRAYEVNLIAPHLDFINLMTYDFHGHWEAETGHNSPLYQSSGDSGSHMHHNVNSSVSHWLDSGAPSEKLLLGLPSYGRTYRLRTAATGLGAPTNGPAEGGPYTRTAGFWAFYEVCDFLSGASAEWIDEQSVPYATSGGSWVGYDDHRSFSSKVEWMTSRNLGGAHVWTLDMDDFSGAFCSAGSYPLINHLRLSMGFPPKPSTTPAPTTTRDPILSFCHGRPDGLYENPADASTYFQCFRGNTYLHRCQPGLIYWDSCKCCNWP, encoded by the exons ATGGCAAAGCTCCTTCCAG CTCTGGGTCTTCTCCTAGTTCTGCACATAG CTACTTCCAGTAAGCTGGTGTGTCACATGACCAACTGGGCTCAGTATAGGCCCGGCCAAGGCAAGTTCACCTCAGACAACGTCGACCCTTTCCTGTGCACACACGTCATCTACGCACTGGCCACcatcaacaacttcaaccaaatcGTTCCCATCGAGTGGAACGACGATCAGCAGTACGCCACCCTCAACGACCTCAAAAACAT CAATCCGGCTTTGAAGACCCTGCTGTCGGTCGGCGGCACGGTCAACGGCATGAGCCC ATTCATCGGCACGGTCGCCAGGCCAGAGAGTCGCGCCGCCTTCATCCGGTCTGCCATCAGCTACCTGCGAAGCCATAACTTTGATGGGCTCAATTTGGCTTGGGAATATCCGGCACACAACGGCAGCCCGCTGCAGGACAAGCAGAGGTTCACTTTGCTGGTCAAG GAGTTGGTTGCGGCTTTCGAGAACGATGCCAGGGATTCCAAGAAGACTCAGCTTCTGCTGTCAGCCAATGTCGCTTCCATCCGCGCCACCGTTGACAGAGCTTACGAGGTCAACCTGATTGCACC ACATCTGGACTTCATCAACCTGATGACCTACGATTTCCACGGACACTGGGAGGCAGAGACGGGACACAACAGCCCTCTGTACCAAAGTTCTGGCGACTCGGGCTCCCACATGCATCACAATGTC AACTCCTCCGTGTCCCATTGGCTGGACTCGGGAGCACCGTCCGAGAAGCTGCTTCTGGGCTTGCCTTCGTACGGAAGAACCTACCGCCTTCGCACCGCCGCTACTGGCCTTGGAGCGCCGACAAACGGACCGGCTGAAGGCGGACCGTACACTCGCACTGCTGGTTTCTGGGCTTTCTATGAG GTGTGCGACTTCCTCTCCGGCGCTTCTGCTGAATGGATCGACGAACAGAGTGTTCCGTACGCCACCTCCGGCGGTTCTTGGGTCGGCTATGATGACCATCGCAGCTTTTCATCAAAG GTGGAGTGGATGACATCCAGGAACCTGGGAGGCGCTCACGTGTGGACTCTGGACATGGACGACTTTTCCGGGGCCTTCTGTTCGGCCGGCTCCTATCCGCTGATCAACCACCTCAGACTGTCCATGG GCTTCCCCCCTAAGCCGAGCACCACCCCGGCGCCGACCACCACCAGGGACCCCATCCTGAGTTTCTGTCACGGCCGCCCCGACGGACTGTACGAAAACCCGGCTGATGCCAGCACCTATTTCCAGTGCTTCCGAGGAAACACCTACCTCCACCGTTGCCAGCCTGGTCTCATTTACTGGGACTCCTGCAAGTGCTGCAACTGGCCTTGA